One genomic window of Micromonospora sp. WMMD1128 includes the following:
- a CDS encoding ATP-binding protein, whose protein sequence is MMGQPTLFLTVGLPCTGKTTSARRIEIERKALRLTKDEWVKALYGHDNPPSASDVIEGRLIQIGLRALELGTNVVIDFGLWSRAERSALRQAAADLGATVEMRYFALTAAEQRRRLDRRQAEAPHTTWPMSDEELAAWAAAIEIPTPGELDGSEPIGDPPAGFATWHEWRTHRWPPSVS, encoded by the coding sequence ATGATGGGGCAACCAACACTCTTCCTGACCGTCGGGCTCCCCTGCACCGGAAAGACCACATCCGCTCGACGCATCGAGATCGAGCGGAAGGCACTTCGCCTCACGAAGGACGAATGGGTGAAGGCTCTCTACGGGCACGACAACCCGCCGTCGGCTTCGGATGTGATCGAAGGACGGCTCATCCAGATCGGGCTGCGCGCCCTCGAACTCGGCACCAACGTGGTGATCGACTTCGGCCTCTGGAGTCGGGCCGAGCGTTCCGCCCTGCGGCAGGCCGCGGCGGACCTCGGCGCGACGGTGGAGATGCGCTACTTCGCGCTCACCGCGGCCGAACAGCGCAGACGACTCGACAGGCGCCAAGCCGAAGCGCCGCACACGACGTGGCCCATGTCCGACGAGGAACTCGCCGCGTGGGCCGCCGCCATCGAGATCCCCACGCCCGGCGAACTCGACGGCAGCGAACCGATCGGTGACCCGCCGGCCGGGTTCGCGACGTGGCACGAGTGGCGCACTCACCGCTGGCCGCCGTCGGTCTCCTGA
- a CDS encoding RICIN domain-containing protein — protein MRSDVSTVRRLLLAVALVVASTLPAVLVNQLPASAAVQQTYYVAPDGNDADPGTLQSPFKTLQRARDAVRTVNSSMTGDIQVYLRGGSYPVSSTIEFGAADSGTNGHRVVYSAYPNETPVLEGGVQVTGWTQHSGNIWKAPLDRANKLRALYVNDKRAYMASKTIGSAGCYGTYTVTAGQAAWAWESGSQCDGAKYSLNDFPAIARNADDIEIETATTWTTAIVGVRQVTTSSDGANRVALFQQPGAAIAQGAFNGNAQTGGSHKVMNAYEFLDTPGEFYFDKSARTVYYYKSSAENMATASVFAPNNVTTLLRVAGTSTSSHARNITFSGLTVQHSDWNLFTVAGSSYKQAQQGNLGALAYAKKNFHDYYYRNVDVTPGMIQVENADGVRLERNRIQHTGVDGVNMVNDVQNSQLVGNVTNDIAGSAITVGHPQHVYIGDGTSTNREKWSPQVEGLPKNIEIRNNYLYDSAVLFNGHSPISAYFVDTLTVQHNRIEKSPWSGITLGWGWWNFDGSSGSIAPNRPTTTARNNTISYNHIIDTVQRLSDTAPIYTLGSQPGTTITNNYLQGVPSGHKYGLHPDEGSAYITFRDNVLSVDKNITWLINSDDFGRKHDLSITQTYGPINKVSNKNLPNSTVNDILVSSDYVWPAPAYAIAVNSGLEDAYRDIVPAADLSLPNHVLPASTFVTSGTSSIPIRSAGDATRTVWLAPAGTTTFTAGPTMTRAGGTATSIAVPTTQGEYRLYVVDAQGGRSAESGSIVRQQGTGGGQQGGRLVGGQSGRCVDVPNSSTTNGTQVQLWDCGGGANQQWTYGANRQLTGYGNKCLDANGAGTTNGTTVIVWDCHGGTNQQWNVNANGTLTNVASGLCLDANGAATANGTKIILWSCNGGANQQWSLRN, from the coding sequence GTGAGATCAGACGTCTCCACCGTTCGACGGTTGCTGCTCGCGGTTGCGCTTGTGGTCGCCTCCACGCTTCCGGCGGTGCTCGTGAATCAGTTGCCGGCTTCGGCCGCCGTCCAGCAGACCTACTACGTCGCCCCGGACGGGAACGACGCCGACCCGGGCACGCTCCAGTCGCCGTTCAAGACCCTGCAACGTGCGCGGGACGCCGTGCGTACGGTGAATTCGAGCATGACCGGCGACATCCAGGTATATCTGCGCGGCGGTAGTTATCCGGTGAGCAGCACGATCGAGTTCGGCGCGGCCGACTCCGGCACCAACGGTCACCGGGTCGTCTATTCCGCCTACCCGAACGAGACGCCGGTGCTCGAAGGTGGTGTGCAGGTGACCGGGTGGACCCAGCACAGCGGCAACATCTGGAAGGCGCCGCTCGACCGCGCCAACAAGTTGCGGGCGCTCTACGTCAACGACAAGCGGGCGTACATGGCGTCCAAGACGATCGGCTCGGCCGGCTGCTACGGGACGTACACGGTCACGGCCGGGCAGGCCGCGTGGGCCTGGGAGTCGGGGTCGCAGTGCGACGGCGCCAAGTACAGCCTGAACGACTTCCCCGCGATCGCCCGCAACGCCGACGACATCGAGATCGAGACGGCGACGACCTGGACCACCGCCATCGTGGGGGTCCGGCAGGTGACCACGAGTTCCGACGGCGCGAACCGGGTGGCGCTGTTCCAGCAGCCGGGCGCCGCCATCGCCCAGGGCGCGTTCAACGGCAACGCCCAGACGGGCGGCTCCCACAAGGTGATGAACGCCTACGAGTTCCTGGACACGCCTGGTGAGTTCTACTTCGACAAGAGCGCCCGGACGGTCTACTACTACAAGAGCAGTGCCGAGAACATGGCGACCGCGTCGGTCTTCGCGCCGAACAACGTGACCACGCTGCTGCGGGTCGCCGGCACCTCGACGAGCAGCCACGCGCGCAACATCACGTTCTCCGGGCTCACCGTGCAGCACTCCGACTGGAACCTGTTCACCGTCGCCGGCTCGTCGTACAAGCAGGCGCAGCAGGGCAACCTCGGGGCGTTGGCGTACGCGAAGAAGAACTTCCACGACTACTACTACCGCAACGTGGACGTCACTCCCGGCATGATCCAGGTGGAGAACGCCGACGGTGTCCGCCTGGAGCGCAACCGGATCCAGCACACCGGCGTCGACGGCGTCAACATGGTCAACGACGTGCAGAACAGCCAGTTGGTCGGGAACGTCACCAACGACATCGCCGGCTCGGCGATCACCGTCGGCCATCCCCAGCACGTCTACATCGGCGACGGGACGTCGACCAACCGGGAGAAGTGGTCCCCGCAGGTCGAGGGGCTGCCGAAGAACATCGAGATCCGCAACAACTACCTCTACGACAGCGCGGTGCTGTTCAACGGGCACAGCCCCATCTCGGCGTACTTCGTCGACACGCTGACGGTGCAGCACAACCGGATCGAGAAGTCACCGTGGTCGGGCATCACGCTCGGTTGGGGCTGGTGGAACTTCGACGGGTCATCGGGCTCGATCGCACCGAACCGGCCCACAACCACGGCACGGAACAACACCATCAGCTACAACCACATCATCGACACCGTCCAGCGACTCAGCGACACCGCACCCATCTACACCCTGGGCAGCCAGCCGGGGACCACGATCACCAACAACTATCTCCAGGGCGTGCCGTCCGGTCACAAGTACGGCCTGCACCCGGACGAGGGTTCGGCGTACATCACGTTCCGTGACAACGTCCTGAGCGTGGACAAGAACATCACCTGGCTCATCAACTCCGACGACTTCGGGCGCAAGCACGACCTGAGCATCACGCAGACCTACGGCCCGATCAACAAGGTCTCGAACAAGAACCTGCCCAACAGCACGGTCAACGACATCCTCGTCTCCTCCGACTACGTCTGGCCGGCCCCGGCGTACGCCATCGCGGTCAACTCCGGCCTGGAGGACGCGTACCGGGACATCGTCCCGGCGGCCGACCTCTCCCTGCCGAACCATGTTCTGCCGGCGAGCACCTTTGTCACCAGCGGGACGTCCTCCATCCCGATCCGGAGCGCCGGCGACGCGACCAGGACGGTCTGGTTGGCGCCCGCCGGCACGACCACCTTCACCGCCGGTCCGACGATGACCCGGGCCGGGGGCACCGCCACCTCCATCGCCGTGCCGACGACGCAGGGCGAGTACCGGCTGTACGTGGTCGACGCGCAGGGCGGCCGGTCCGCCGAGTCGGGTTCGATCGTCCGGCAGCAGGGCACCGGCGGCGGCCAGCAGGGTGGCCGGCTCGTGGGTGGCCAGTCCGGTCGCTGCGTCGACGTGCCCAACTCCTCCACCACGAACGGCACCCAGGTGCAGCTGTGGGACTGCGGCGGCGGCGCGAACCAGCAGTGGACCTACGGCGCCAACAGGCAACTGACCGGGTACGGCAACAAGTGCCTGGACGCGAACGGCGCGGGCACGACGAACGGCACCACGGTCATCGTCTGGGACTGCCACGGCGGCACCAACCAGCAGTGGAACGTCAACGCCAACGGCACGCTCACCAACGTCGCGTCCGGGCTCTGCCTCGACGCCAACGGCGCCGCGACCGCAAACGGCACGAAGATCATCCTCTGGTCGTGCAACGGCGGCGCGAACCAGCAGTGGAGCCTCCGCAACTGA
- a CDS encoding nitroreductase family deazaflavin-dependent oxidoreductase, protein MSDWNDKIIEEFRANGGQVGGQFAGAPLLLLHTVGAKSGQPRVHPMMYQKLDGGWAVFASKAGAPTNPDWYHNVRAQPRVRAEIGTDTVELVARVADGDERERIWSAQKAAYPGFADYERKTSREIPVVVLEPAP, encoded by the coding sequence GTGAGCGACTGGAACGACAAGATCATCGAGGAGTTCCGTGCCAACGGCGGCCAGGTGGGCGGCCAGTTCGCCGGCGCGCCGCTGCTGCTGTTGCACACCGTCGGCGCGAAGAGCGGCCAGCCTCGCGTACACCCGATGATGTATCAGAAGCTCGACGGCGGCTGGGCCGTGTTCGCGTCTAAGGCCGGCGCGCCCACCAATCCCGACTGGTATCACAACGTGCGCGCCCAGCCGCGGGTCCGGGCGGAGATCGGCACGGACACGGTCGAGCTGGTCGCCCGGGTCGCCGACGGGGACGAGCGGGAACGGATCTGGAGCGCGCAGAAGGCCGCGTACCCGGGCTTCGCCGACTACGAGCGGAAGACCAGCCGCGAGATCCCGGTGGTCGTGCTGGAACCCGCGCCTTGA
- a CDS encoding nitroreductase/quinone reductase family protein, whose protein sequence is MSVTDEARRALDRQQTVDITTIGRRSGQPKRMEIWRYRAAGRYWLTGSPGARDWYANLLAHPAFTLHLTGLDLPVRGRAVTDPDERARVFGEIVPTLDWAGSLESWLAGSPLVEIELT, encoded by the coding sequence ATGTCGGTGACGGACGAGGCGCGGCGGGCACTGGATCGGCAGCAGACGGTGGACATCACCACCATCGGGCGGCGCAGCGGCCAGCCGAAGCGAATGGAGATCTGGCGCTACCGGGCCGCCGGCCGCTACTGGCTGACCGGCAGCCCGGGCGCGCGTGACTGGTACGCCAACCTGCTCGCGCATCCCGCGTTCACGCTGCACCTGACCGGCCTGGACCTTCCGGTACGCGGGCGCGCGGTGACCGACCCGGACGAACGGGCCCGCGTGTTCGGGGAGATCGTCCCGACGCTGGACTGGGCCGGCAGCCTGGAGAGCTGGCTCGCCGGAAGCCCGCTCGTGGAGATCGAGCTGACCTGA
- a CDS encoding sulfotransferase — protein sequence MPTPAPVFVAGTGRSGTSRIADIIGEHPLIHRIPMETRFIVDPGGLRDLADALTHRYDPIVGEDALHRLSDLLTVRIPGRRDDRGGTVPELVGERRYRDAVHRLWPRLVACAYDEPTPAEGFGDADRPAGPFAPPSRRRILPRHFRDRDELLGILRDLVDTMFGGAAVDAGKPTWCEKTPFNLLCMDFLWELVPEATIVHIKRHPLAVLASHLAQPWAPPTVDGALAYLTAVYHRWLTWRNTVDLTGRRYVEVKAEDLAADWPGQRRALFAQLGVDDAVTVATFQSHKLAHRDNQFDDETREYVTAALGTIITAMGYE from the coding sequence ATGCCTACCCCCGCACCGGTCTTCGTCGCCGGCACGGGCCGTTCGGGGACGTCACGGATCGCCGACATCATCGGCGAACACCCGCTGATCCACCGGATTCCGATGGAGACCCGGTTCATCGTCGACCCGGGTGGCCTACGGGACCTGGCCGACGCGCTCACCCACCGGTACGACCCGATCGTCGGTGAGGACGCCCTGCACCGGCTCAGCGACCTGCTCACCGTACGAATCCCCGGCCGGCGCGACGACCGTGGCGGTACCGTCCCCGAACTGGTCGGCGAGCGGCGCTACCGGGACGCGGTGCACCGGCTCTGGCCACGGTTGGTCGCGTGCGCGTACGACGAACCCACGCCCGCGGAAGGCTTCGGCGACGCCGACCGGCCCGCCGGACCGTTCGCGCCGCCCAGCCGGCGGCGGATACTCCCCCGGCATTTCCGCGACCGGGACGAACTGCTCGGCATCCTGCGTGACCTGGTCGACACCATGTTCGGCGGGGCAGCCGTCGACGCGGGCAAGCCGACCTGGTGCGAGAAGACACCGTTCAACCTGCTGTGCATGGATTTCCTCTGGGAGCTGGTGCCCGAGGCGACGATCGTGCACATCAAACGGCACCCGCTCGCCGTGCTCGCGTCCCACCTGGCCCAGCCGTGGGCGCCACCCACGGTCGACGGCGCGCTCGCCTACCTCACGGCGGTCTACCACCGGTGGCTCACCTGGAGGAACACGGTCGACCTCACCGGCAGGCGGTACGTCGAGGTGAAGGCGGAGGATCTCGCCGCGGACTGGCCGGGTCAGCGCCGCGCCCTGTTCGCACAGCTCGGAGTGGACGACGCCGTCACCGTCGCCACGTTCCAGTCGCACAAGCTTGCGCACCGCGACAACCAGTTCGACGACGAGACCCGCGAATACGTCACGGCAGCGCTCGGCACGATCATCACCGCCATGGGGTACGAGTGA